In Debaryomyces hansenii CBS767 chromosome A complete sequence, a genomic segment contains:
- a CDS encoding DEHA2D05610p (weakly similar to uniprot|Q12144 Saccharomyces cerevisiae YLR064W): MSEKQNKVQAKSFGQTIATLASSKQFYWFVGHVLEIIFFILNMVSSFFSRSAKYYNCALVAVLFTYGIVIKQIHFKNSGIFGIGKVARDRELRARLVRDDNVQYFLLALVFLLSSGTIGGVAGGLYSFTIFSIFHVLTYFQTNLLGSMPLNKLQQQNWNAKINHFTSTYNQQALLMAANAEFLLLSGFLFTIPLMFVQIFRIPLFVVVNTSVFAAVVVFLKLRYISNRYTQEIVSQWDMKINQVLLSGKLPSSLSEYYNIRLKGLIQKLTDPIQLPAVASVKKSN; the protein is encoded by the coding sequence ATGTCagaaaaacaaaataaagTACAAGCCAAATCTTTTGGTCAAACAATTGCAACGTTAGCACTGTCGAAGCAATTCTATTGGTTTGTGGGACATGTTTTGGagattattttctttatcttgAACATGGTCAGCTCATTTTTCAGCCGGTCGGCCAAATATTACAACTGTGCATTAGTTGCGGTATTATTTACATATGGGATCGTTATTAAGCAAATTCACTTCAAAAATAGTGgtatttttggaattggtaAGGTGGCCCGTGATCGGGAGTTGAGGGCCAGGTTGGTGAGAGATGACAATGTTCAATACTTTTTACTTGCGTTAGTTTTCCTTTTGAGCAGTGGAACGATTGGTGGAGTTGCCGGAGGATTGTATTCTTTCACGATCTTTTCTATTTTCCATGTGTTGACGTACTTCCAGACTAATTTGCTCGGATCTATGCCTCTTAACAAGTTGCAACAACAGAACTGGAATGCGAAAATCAACCACTTCACTTCGACATACAATCAACAAGCATTATTAATGGCTGCTAATGCTGAGTTCTTGTTACTCAGTGGGTTCCTTTTTACTATTCCACTTATGTTTGTTCAGATCTTTAGGATTCCACTTTTCGTTGTGGTGAATACTTCGGTATTCGCTGCGGTCGTTGTATTCTTGAAATTGAGATACATTTCGAACAGATACACGCAAGAGATTGTAAGCCAATGGGATATGAAGATCAATCAGGTTCTTTTAAGTGGTAAATTGCCTTCTTCATTAAGCGAGTACTACAACATAAGGTTGAAGGGATTGATTCAAAAGTTGACTGATCCAATTCAATTGCCAGCCGTTGCCTCAGTCAAGAAATCCAATTAG
- a CDS encoding DEHA2D05588p (similar to uniprot|Q99382 Saccharomyces cerevisiae YLR065c), protein MASQSMKKLAAANTEILKQIHLLAVIINLIVIMVLLVFNRPKSLIPYSLFSCPAFFCQFIIEQSARPVYDVDRMSGQRKLLKAGEDVKHEGLYEYMFDTMYITWIIDILMIVLGTNKVWWLYSIIPGFAIFKVVGLVKGLKGNKPETKPEEPEAPQKSKRQAKREANKNKVVRNVR, encoded by the coding sequence ATGGCGTCACAGAGTATGAAAAAATTAGCAGCTGCTAACACTGAAATACTTAAGCAAATCCATCTACTTGCCGtgataataaatctaattgTAATTATGGTACTATTAGTGTTCAATAGACCAAAGTCACTTATCCCGTACCTGTTATTTTCGTGTCCTGCTTTCTTTTGCCAATTTATCATAGAACAATCAGCAAGACCAGTATATGATGTAGATAGAATGTCGGgacaaagaaaattattgaaagctGGTGAAGATGTTAAACATGAAGGATTATACGAGTACATGTTTGATACAATGTACATTACATGgattattgatatattgATGATTGTTTTAGGTACCAATAAAGTGTGGTGGTTATACAGCATTATTCCTGGCTTTGCCATTTTCAAAGTTGTCGGTCTAGTTAAAGGTTTGAAAGGCAACAAACCCGAAACAAAGCCAGAAGAACCAGAGGCTCCTCAAAAGAGTAAGAGACAGGCTAAAAGAGAAGCCAACAAGAACAAGGTTGTTAGAAATGTTCGTTAA
- a CDS encoding DEHA2D05566p (similar to uniprot|Q3E793 Saccharomyces cerevisiae YAL044W-A) encodes MYKSSINTVFKQYRSLNRVMSTSIKRQICPSEVDGPIERVMITKIVENLKPSLLKVYNDSAKHSHHAGVKDAVNKTESHFTMEIVSDEFIGKSMPSRHRIVYQLLDDEFKNKGLHALTMKTKTAEEINRQANK; translated from the coding sequence ATGTATAAAAGCTCTATAAATACTGTATTTAAACAATATAGAAGTTTAAATCGTGTCATGTCTACGAGTATTAAAAGACAAATATGCCCATCTGAGGTCGATGGCCCAATCGAACGTGTAATGATAACTAAGATTGTTGAAAACTTGAAGCCATCTTTATTGAAGGTTTATAATGATTCAGCTAAACATTCCCACCACGCAGGTGTAAAGGACGCAGTGAATAAAACAGAATCTCATTTCACGATGGAGATTGTAAGtgatgaatttattggtAAGTCCATGCCGTCCAGACATAGAATTGTGTACCAGCTTttggatgatgaattcaaaaataaggGCCTTCATGCATTAACGATGAAAACTAAGACCgctgaagaaattaatagacaagcaaataaataa